The Bombus huntii isolate Logan2020A chromosome 1, iyBomHunt1.1, whole genome shotgun sequence genome contains a region encoding:
- the LOC126871446 gene encoding F-actin-monooxygenase Mical isoform X5 produces the protein MQQPFRRQHRTRQFATEKASLCGEIPVDKRVMEHQQGRKQTMNSTEVAKANEEFDLFCNATTLKSILGHFRHLCELLKIRPNTINQFYPKLRLKLRSWKAQALWKKFDQRANHKCYNRGKACPNTRVLIIGGGPCGLRSAIEAQLLGAKVVVVEKRDRMSRNNVLHLWPFVIQDLRGLGAKKFFGKFCAGSIDHISIRQLQCILLKVALILGVEFHESVSFDSLIPPPENQEEGKTGWRAKTTPADHPVCQYEFDVLIGADGKRNTLEGFKRKEFRGKLAIAITANFINKRTEAEARVEEISGVAFIFNQKFFKELYQETGIDLENIVYYKDDTHYFVMTAKKHSLIDKGVILQDYPDTAKLLAKENVDREALMLYAREAAEFSTEYQMIGMEFAVNHYGQPDVAMFDFTSMYAAENASRILERRGHRLLMILVGDSLLEPFWPTGSGCARGFLSSLDACWAIKSWGANVSPLEVIAERESIYRLLGQTTPENLNRDYAAYTLDPHTRYPNLNVSSVTPIQVRGLVDTDDPDSIKQPPVQSDIDIPKKRRRRDLRGDSQVHPDTLLRWLQKQVALYDSVQIKDMGASFKNGLAICAIIHRYRPNLIDFHNLNPDDTVTNNQLAFDILEKELSIPPIMTGEEMAQCDVPDKLAIFSYLTQIYEVFRGEIPYIKHPKLEPENEERPAHSKQLSQLTPDQKVQLIDRIVRQDSATRTRHSRSRHNENLNPADKKGDTISRRSRKRRSTEKMGATVEERQKRLADIEKNRAERMRRRQYLRNMATQQFYKSMQMLQANAKREKDEPFEDYSIFLYRQTAPDFKDRVKYLEQKILYPDREPKIHAGHHRNSIDEEFSGRIKSIEDKLKGSTPAEKKPRDLLRAIGKIEKTDWNVKEIEKKIEENKMGRTVRHDKVERVPKWSREQMCICFIQFLARQIKMEKKGRDQKETDSKYADIDNTLKNIDRKIKEGNVLGYNKVSAMAEQFSNKSQDAEPRVYKSNAKPTIALPAQGGSETCHFCNKRVYLMERLSAEGKFFHRGCFRCEYCSTSLRIGNHTFDRDKSGGRFYCTQHFGFLGALKARADKKRVAVLNKENIPATPVHLKTPEKAKIPLEGVVGLDLLDRGQTPERIEFENLAGISDAEEPQSQMDEDEWTDRNFGASTAEMGSSDDISDMSDSDDDNEVYEEAIDQPLTTEGTLELAKNWTLRYSHPHAAMGQSDTGSNEYEDSSDEYTNEDDESTTATEDEDDIRARELRRQEFWLKNPTRSSDTDTGSETEVASNEGTSEESEENSATEISTDSEFEHDGATPTQHEIPEITINDSYVRKTRGNYVEPKKVQVKSKVISSINGNIKQDKDLEVAKSQLKTDHNINPSHLEKESKLNLLGFNNTNVAPLINPRKGDYLLNRTHSTEGIASKLSLELKKKYLLGGTAFGSSVMKSGSASNVDTQLRNFTDAISQHQKLLNPAPEPSPTMQAFLQGTSKLRSNNTQLSPISPTAIFSSSPIKPYNANRSPQNLLNNDTPIYKATILPEISKTHLPDLVKESSILKSKTSPNIVCGESKDIENKEVMKEQVASSQLHTVKSSQILENARNSQNTESNFTVTTDENNGFRPRSPLHETSIIVPQVDWSKNKEKTKETASTGDSDIDSDSLSSGDGEAEDEPQDKSPAVNLSPPRLQIHSTDGDLLLDEEANKCKDFDDGQSFEPDSIECSFLLDKELNTKMNTAVSAPISSMNKTSMELEIVKNEIEQLELQDDGKKSISNCSTPTSITSAISNKHDDSEENDITTAALTETEFSEWARDGEVIVSDDLRDVEFNINPEFITTRRKPTLSDASKAGHTPITIAKQEDLTDMDLDFSKLDKQIDVPINNTSKLLANGENIDFMDTDNESLLDDSLQDASNTVMLKNRGYIEFVNIKSSPTLTSSRDKLITDAPIAKLEVENDSCSEEEAYNDRNVIEINPVTMDDVMNKLNGAINKSENNTKSNVGTKSNSVQEDQSIAEAINKELFQSMEEDSLLIVEPAEDTTTSEVVTILASPVNPQVSIVPSQTQKEPEQGEETKVTADSSNPDYLEYVKRLQSRIAEFSNAKDSIDVRKSKRKNSKSSLQSRAAEMIAEEIKNQEITINNSFNSPATSRKLEEITRERSKQKNVIQDLLMDKVEAHKQKSAEKKARRAARASSFNSTPTLSPIRPSIPNVSLINKFVPTSIVTPENSPSHTTSVETKKSVKSETSYESQQLPWKSEIGKTTSKETNKNDIQSSENTTLTKIANEKENFRTPVAPPRLKHEEAKRTAEKARQDARERARLKSDEDLGLSPEDKIKELRMKVTRRQLSMEERKTKEEIHEPRMRLYSSGANKTGLKLQTSKSTDNMKAVAEAINFTDLSAANAKSMDELLHTDFPKSNNSVAVVKRDKKQKTKDPERRKSIIQAVSDFFFKKESSPSPSNQKDKLSMFRLTSKTKGKLDKVLSPKTNTRPKSVCEGMLTRNFLNENPPPIPSPPLTYTIPTTQVSDDSLSDDDTKTTAMSASCMHKATVTEGSCNSISRKTKTTKRIARQAQLKRLRMAQEIQRKLEETEVKQRELESRGVSVEKALRGEGECSDREEADLLREWFDLMKERTELRRYEKELLVRAQEVQLEDRHERLQQELRERLADDDDKKTSADVKKEGEILTEMLEIVAKRDSLIALLEEERQRYQDEDRDLEAQMLAKGLRLTPIKKCGPKYSV, from the exons GTAATGGAGCATCAGCAGGGTCGAAAGCAAACAATGAACTCGACAGAGGTGGCGAAAGCCAACGAAGAGTTCGATTTGTTTTGTAATGCCACTACCTTAAAATCCATTCTTGGACATTTTCGGCATCTCTGCGAATTACTCAAGATCAGACCAAATACGATCAATCAATTTTATCCAAAATTGAGACTCAAGTTGAGATCGTGGAAGGCGCAAGCTCTATGGAAAAAATTTGATCAGAGAGCCAATCACAAATGTTACAATCGTGGCAAAGCATGCCCGAATACAAGA GTTTTGATCATCGGAGGAGGTCCGTGTGGACTTCGCTCGGCGATAGAAGCCCAGCTATTAGGTGCCAAGGTTGTCGTTGTGGAAAAAAGAGATCGAATGTCCAGAAACAACGTCCTTCACCTTTGGCCCTTTGTTATTCAAGATCTTCGTGGCCTAGGAGCGAAGAAATTCTTTGGGAAATTCTGCGCTGGATCTATAGATCACATCAGTATCCGCCAACTTCAGTGTATCTTGCTGAAAGTCGCTTTGATCCTCGGTGTCGAGTTCCACGAAAGTGTCAGCTTCGATTCTTTGATACCGCCACCGGAGAATCAGGAAGAGGGCA AGACAGGTTGGAGAGCAAAAACTACCCCCGCTGATCATCCAGTCTGTCAATACGAGTTCGACGTGCTAATCGGCGCCGATGGCAAAAGAAATACATTGGAGGGTTTCAAGCGCAAAGAATTTCGGGGTAAATTGGCTATAGCGATAACGGCCAATTTCATAAACAAACGAACTGAAGCAGAGGCACGGGTAGAAGAGATCAGCGGAGTGGCCTTCATCTTCAAtcagaaatttttcaaagaacTGTACCAAGAGACTGGTATAGATCTCGagaatattgtatattacAAAGATGATACTCACTACTTCGTTATGACTGCCAAAAAGCACAGCCTTATAGATAAGGGAGTGATTCTTCAG GACTATCCAGATACAGCGAAGTTGCTCGCGAAGGAAAACGTGGATCGCGAAGCATTGATGCTTTACGCCCGTGAAGCTGCTGAATTCTCTACGGAATACCAGATGATCGGTATGGAATTTGCAGTGAACCATTACGGTCAGCCAGACGTGGCTATGTTCGATTTCACGTCTATGTATGCGGCGGAGAATGCTAGCCGGATTTTGGAACGTAGGGGTCACAGACTACTTATGATCCTCGTCGGCGATAGTCTGCTCGAG CCATTCTGGCCAACGGGATCCGGTTGTGCGAGAGGATTTTTAAGCTCCTTGGATGCTTGCTGGGCAATCAAAAGCTGGGGTGCAAATGTATCGCCGTTAGAAGTAATTGCAGAACGTGAATCTATTTACAGGCTACTCGGGCAGACCACGCCTGAAAATTTGAACAGGGATTACGCTGCATATACTCTGGACCCTCATACCAG ATACCCCAATTTGAACGTATCCTCTGTAACGCCAATACAAGTGCGAGGTTTAGTCGACACAGATGACCCTGACAGCATCAAGCAACCTCCTGTACAGTCTGACATCGATATTCCTAAGAAACGACGTCGCCGAG ATTTACGTGGAGATTCACAAGTGCATCCAGACACGCTGCTTCGCTGGTTGCAAAAACAAGTTGCCCTGTACGACTCGGTCCAAATAAAAGATATGGGTGCCTCGTTTAAGAATGGTCTGGCTATTTGTGCAATAATTCATAGATATCGACCGAATCTAATAGACTTCCATAATTTGAATCCGGATGATACGGTTACGAACAATCAGCTGGCCTTTGATATCTTAGAAAAAGAACTGAGCATACCTCCA ATAATGACAGGAGAGGAAATGGCTCAATGCGACGTCCCCGATAAACTCGCCATATTTTCTTATCTCACACAGATATACGAAGTTTTCCGCGGTGAAATCCCGTACATTAAACATCCAAAATTA GAACCTGAAAACGAAGAAAGGCCTGCACATAGTAAACAATTGAGCCAATTAACACCTGACCAAAAAGTTCAGTTAATTGACCGTATCGTCAGACAAGATAGTGCGACAAGAACGAGACACTCACGATCGCGACATAACGAAAATTTAAACCCCGCGGATAAGAAGGGAGACACGATTAGTCGACGTTCTCGAAAGAGACGAAGCACGGAGAAGATGGGCGCGACAGTG GAGGAAAGGCAGAAGAGACTCGCAGATATAGAGAAAAATCGCGCCGAACGTATGAGAAGGCGACAATATTTGCGAAACATGGCGACGCAGCAATTCTACAAAAGTATGCAGATGCTGCAAGCGAACGCAAAACGCGAGAAAGACGAgccgttcgaagattattcgATATTCTTATACCGTCAAACTGCGCCGGATTTCAAGGATAGAGTGAAATATCTAGAgcagaaaatattatatcca GATAGAGAACCCAAGATCCACGCTGGTCATCATAGAAACAGCATAGACGAGGAGTTCTCTGGCCGAATAAAGAGCATCGAGGACAAATTGAAGGGATCTACTCCAGCTGAAAAGAAGCCCAGAGATCTTCTACGTGCCATTG GTAAAATCGAGAAGACCGATTGGAACGTGAAGGAAATCGAGAAGAAAATCGAGGAGAATAAAATGGGCCGCACTGTCCGACACGACAAAGTAGAACGAGTGCCGAAGTGGAGTCGAGAACAG ATGTGTATATGCTTCATTCAGTTTTTAGCTCGACAAATCAAGATGGAGAAGAAGGGACGGGATCAAAAGGAGACAGATAGTAAGTACGCTGATATTGACAATACCCTGAAGAATATTGACAGGAAGATCAAAGAGGGTAATGTCCTCGGGTACAATAAAGTTTCGGCTATGGCCGAACAGTTTTCGAATAAAAGTCAAGACGCGGAGCCCAGGGTGTACAAATCG AATGCCAAGCCCACAATAGCGTTACCCGCGCAAGGAGGTTCGGAGACGTGTCATTTTTGCAATAAGAGAGTTTATTTAATGGAGAGACTTAGTGCCGAAGGGAAGTTTTTCCATCGAGGCTGTTTCCGTTGCGAATATTGTTCTACCTCTTTGAGAATAg GAAACCATACGTTTGATCGGGACAAGAGTGGAGGACGATTCTACTGTACACAACATTTCGGTTTCTTAGGAGCATTAAAAGCTCGCGCAGATAAGAAGAGAGTTGCAGTGTTGAACAAGGAAAACATACCTGCCACACCAGTACATCTAAAGACACCGGAGAAG GCAAAGATACCTTTAGAAGGCGTTGTTGGTCTTGATTTACTTGATCGCGGACAAACACCTGAGAGaatagaatttgaaaatttagcAGGAATATCAGACGCCGAAGAACCCCAAAGTCAGATGGATGAAGACGAATGGACGGATAGAAATTTCGGTGCTTCCACTGCAGAAATGGGTTCTAGCGATGACATTTCAGACATGAG CGATTCGGATGACGATAACGAAGTATACGAAGAAGCAATAGATCAGCCCTTAACAACCGAAGGAACTCTTGAACTTGCCAAAAATTGGACACTACGATACTCTCATCCACATGCTGCAATGGGACAGTCTGATACTGGGAGCAATGAATATGAAGATTCTAGCGATGAATACACGAACGAAG aCGATGAAAGTACAACAGCTACGGAGGATGAAGACGACATACGCGCTCGAGAGCTTAGAAGACAGGAGTTTTGGCTGAAGAATCCTACCCGTAGTTCCGATACGGACACCGGTTCGGAAACGGAG GTTGCCTCCAATGAAGGTACATCAGAAGAGAGCGAAGAAAATTCAGCTACAGAAATATCGACGGACTCTGAATTTGAACACGATGGTGCAACTCCCACACAGCATGAGATTCCAGAAATTACGATCAACGATTCGTATGTCCGCAAAACCAGAGGAAATTATGTCGAGCCTAAGAAAGTTCAAGTAAAAAGCAAAGTTATTTCATCAATTAATGGGAATATCAAGCAAGATAAAGATTTAGAAGTCGCGAAGTCGCAATTAAAAACGGATCATAATATAAATCCTTCTCATCTTGAGAAAGAGAGTAAGCTGAATTTATTAGGATTCAATAATACGAATGTAGCTCCATTAATAAATCCACGCAAAGGAGATTATTTATTGAACCGCACTCATTCTACCGAAGGTATTGCGTCTAAATTATCTTTGGAGTTAAAAAAGAAGTATTTACTCGGTGGTACAGCCTTTGGTAGTTCTGTCATGAAGTCAGGATCAGCTTCGAATGTGGATACTCAGTTAAGAAATTTCACAGACGCTATTTCTCAACACCAAAAACTCTTAAATCCCGCTCCAGAACCAAGTCCAACGATGCAAGCATTCTTACAGGGAACGAGCAAATTACGCTCGAATAATACTCAACTTTCTCCTATATCACCTACAGCTATATTCTCTTCATCTCCGATAAAACCATACAATGCCAATCGTTCCCCACAGAACTTATTAAACAACGATACTCCTATTTATAAAGCAACAATTTTGCCTGAGATATCGAAAACCCACTTACCAGATTTGGTAAAAGAATCTagtatattaaaatcaaaaaCTTCACCTAATATTGTCTGTGGTGAATCCAAGGACATAGAGAACAAAGAAGTTATGAAAGAACAAGTGGCATCTAGTCAATTGCATACAGTTAAGAGCTCacaaatattagaaaatgcGCGAAACTCTCAAAATACAGAGAGCAATTTTACTGTGACCACAGATGAAAATAATGGTTTCCGACCACGAAGTCCCTTGCATGAGACCTCTATCATAGTACCCCAAGTCGATTGGAgtaaaaacaaggaaaaaacgaaagagACTGCTAGTACTGGAGATTCAGATATAGACAGCGATTCCTTATCTTCCGGCGATGGTGAAGCGGAAGATGAACCGCAGGATAAATCACCTGCTGTAAATTTGTCTCCGCCTCGTTTACAAATTCACAGTACAGATGGAGATCTGTTGCTGGACGAGGAAGCTAACAAATGTAAAGACTTTGATGATGGTCAGTCATTCGAACCAGATTCCATAGAGTGTTCATTTTTACTCGACAAAGAGTTGAATACTAAGATGAATACTGCAGTTTCTGCTCCAATATCTTCCATGAATAAAACTTCAATGGAGCTAGAGATAGTAAAGAATGAGATTGAGCAGTTAGAACTGCAGGATGATGGCAAAAAGAGCATTAGCAATTGCAGTACTCCTACATCGATAACTTCTGCAATTTCCAATAAACATGATGATTCTGAAGAGAATGACATCACCACAGCTGCCCTTACGGAAACAGAATTTTCAGAATGGGCTCGTGATGGTGAGGTCATTGTCTCAGATGATCTACGAGATGTCGAGTTCAATATTAATCCAGAATTTATAACCACAAGGCGGAAACCTACATTATCAGATGCTTCGAAAGCAGGTCATACTCCAATTACGATAGCTAAACAAGAAGATTTAACAGATATGGACTTGGATTTTTCGAAGCTTGACAAACAGATAGATGTTCCTATTAATAATACCTCGAAACTTTTAGCTAACGGTGAAAATATAGATTTTATGGACACAGATAACGAATCACTCCTTGATGATAGTTTGCAAGATGCTTCTAATACTGTTATGCTCAAGAATAGAGGATATATAGAATTCGTAAACATTAAGAGCTCACCAACGCTTACAAGTTCGCGAGATAAATTAATTACCGACGCTCCTATCGCAAAATTAGAAGTAGAGAATGACTCGTGCTCAGAGGAAGAAGCTTATAACGACAGAAACGTGATAGAAATAAATCCAGTTACCATGGATGATGTTATGAATAAGCTAAACGGTGCTATAAATAAATCCGAGAATAATACTAAATCAAACGTAGGAACAAAATCAAATTCTGTTCAAGAAGATCAATCTATCGCGGAAgcaataaataaagaattgtTCCAATCAATGGAGGAAGATAGTTTGCTTATCGTTGAACCAGCTGAAGATACCACTACTAGTGAAGTAGTCACTATTCTTGCTAGTCCCGTGAATCCACAAGTTTCAATAGTTCCGAGTCAAACTCAAAAGGAACCTGAACAaggagaagaaacgaaagtaACAGCTGATTCAAGCAATCCGGACTATCTGGAATATGTGAAACGTCTACAATCTAGAATCGCAGAATTTAGCAACGCCAAAGACTCTATAGATGTCAGAAAATCGAAGAGAAAGAACTCCAAAAGCTCTCTGCAATCTCGTGCCGCTGAGATGATAgcagaagaaataaaaaatcaagaaATAACGATAAATAACAGCTTTAATTCACCAGCTACCTCTAGGAAATTGGAAGAAATTACCAGAGAAAGATCCAAGCAAAAGAATGTAATACAAGATTTACTAATGGATAAAGTGGAAGCTCATAAGCAAAAGTCTGCAGAAAAAAAAGCAAGAAGAGCTGCTAGAGCTTCGTCGTTTAATTCAACTCCAACTTTATCGCCAATAAGACCATCCATTCCTAATGTTTCACTGATTAATAAATTCGTGCCTACATCTATAGTAACACCTGAAAATAGTCCCTCGCATACTACTTCTGTTGAAACCAAAAAGTCTGTAAAAAGTGAAACATCTTATGAGTCACAGCAATTGCCTTGGAAATCAGAGATAGGAAAAACTACAAGTAAAGAAACTAATAAGAATGATATTCAGTCCTCTGAAAATACCACATTAACTAAAATAGCTAATGAGAAAGAAAACTTTAGAACTCCGGTCGCACCTCCAAGATTGAAACACGAAGAAGCAAAGAGGACAGCAGAGAAGGCAAGGCAAGATGCAAGGGAAAGAGCTAGATTAAAGAGTGACGAAGATCTAGGTCTCAGTCCagaagataaaattaaagagCTGAGAATGAAAGTCACACGAAGACAACTTTCCATGGAAGAGAGAAAAACTAAAGAAGAAATACATGAACCTCGCATGAGACTCTACAGTTCTGGAGCAAACAAGACTGGATTAAAATTGCAAACGAGCAAGAGTACAGATAATATGAAGGCTGTAGCAGAGGCAATAAATTTTACTGACTTATCTGCTGCCAATGCAAAATCAATGGATGAACTGTTACATACTGATTTTCCAAAGTCAAATAATTCTGTTGCCGTCGTAAAAAGAGATAAGAAGCAAAAGACGAAAGATccagaaagaagaaagagtaTCATCCAAGCAGTGTCAGATTTCTTCTTCAAGAAAGAATCTTCTCCTTCGCCGTCCAATCAAAAAGACAAATTATCTATGTTCCGTCTGACGTCAAAAACAAAAGGCAAA CTTGATAAAGTCTTGTCGCCAAAGACTAACACTAGACCAAAAAGTGTGTGCGAGGGTATGCTCACAAGAAATTTCCTAAATGAAAACCCGCCGCCAATTCCATCACCACCCCTTACTTACACCATTCCTACTACACAAGTTTCAG ATGATAGTTTATCAGATGATGATACAAAAACAACAGCAATGTCAGCATCATGCATGCACAAGGCTACAGTAACAGAAGGTTCTTGCAATAGTATTTCACGCAAAACAAAAACTACAAAACGAATAGCTAGACAAGCACAATTAAAGAG GTTGCGTATGGCTCAAGAGATACAGAGAAAGCTAGAAGAAACAGAAGTTAAACAAAGAGAATTGGAAAGCAGAGGTGTTAGCGTTGAAAAAGCTCTTCGTGGTGAAGGCG aatgCTCTGATCGAGAAGAAGCGGATTTACTCAGAGAGTGGTTCGATCTTATGAAAGAACGCACGGAATTACGCAGATACGAAAAGGAGCTTTTGGTACGAGCTCAAGAGGTTCAACTTGAAGATCGTCATGAAAGATTGCAACAGGAATTGCGTGAACGCTTAGCTGATGATG ATGATAAAAAGACCAGCGCTGatgtgaaaaaagaaggagagatTTTAACAGAAATGTTGGAAATAGTTGCAAAGCGGGACTCGCTCATTGCTCTTTTAGAAGAGGAGCGTCAAAG